A genome region from Nicotiana tabacum cultivar K326 chromosome 13, ASM71507v2, whole genome shotgun sequence includes the following:
- the LOC142168146 gene encoding uncharacterized protein LOC142168146 — protein MRKIYEKFRIVHYNSTAYRPQINRAVKASSKNIKRILRKIVDNHRQWHKKLPFALLIYRTTMRTSTREMPYMLVYNTKAVIPAEVKIPSLRVIQEAKLDDVEWIRVRQEQLMLIDEKRMDAVCLGQLYQNRMDSAFNKRVKPRQFALGQLVLKKLFPRQEEAKGKFTPNVMPQTRKARPVPNRVNPVKQAC, from the coding sequence ATGAGAAAAATATACGAGAAGTTCAGAATCGTCCACTacaattccacagcctacagaccacAAATAAATAGAGCAGTCAAGGCATCCAgcaagaatatcaagagaattctacggaagatagtggacaatcacagACAATGGCACAAGAAACTACCTTTTGCTTTACTTATTTATCGGACTACCATGAGGACATCCACTAGGGAAATGCCGTACATGTTAGTATACAACACTAAAGCTGTGATACCTGCGGAGGTCAAAATACCATCTTTAAGGGTCATTCAAGAAGCAAAATTGGACGACGTAGAATGGATACGGGTCAGACAAGAGCAACTCATGCTCATTGACGAGAAAAGAATGGATGCAGTATGTCTTGGTCAGTTATATCAGAACAGGATGGACAGTGCATTTAACAAGAGAGTGAAGCCTCGCCAGTTTGCACTGGGGCAGTTGGTCTTGAAGAAACTCTTTCCCCGCCAAGaggaagccaaaggaaagttcacACCaaatgtcatgccccaaactcgaaAAGCGCGACCGGTGcccaaccgagtgaacccggtcaagcaagcctgttag